A portion of the Lolium rigidum isolate FL_2022 chromosome 1, APGP_CSIRO_Lrig_0.1, whole genome shotgun sequence genome contains these proteins:
- the LOC124703428 gene encoding GDSL esterase/lipase At4g01130-like, with protein sequence MRIASSWQLLLPTAALALCCCLCLGAAASERRCKFPAVFNFGDSNSDTGGFWAAFPAQPPPFGVTYFGRPTGRASDGRLVIDFIAQAMELPLLSPYLQSVGSDFRHGANFATLASTALLPNTSVFVTGISPFSLAIQLRQMKEFSHRVITSAASSGQLPSPDVFGNSLYTIDIGQNDFTSNLASKGIEYVKQTLPSVVSQISGTIQDLYSIGARKFMVFNMAPIGCYPAFLVELPHNGNDLDEYGCMTTYNSAVVYYNKLLNNSLARDRKTLQDASIVYVDKHSIMLELFQHPEAHGLKYATKACCGYGDGAYNFNPDLYCGNTKLVNGQPTSATACRDPQNYVSWDGIHATEAANNIMASAVMSGSYSYPPSELVKLCES encoded by the exons ATGAGGATCGCGTCCTCGTGGCAGCTGCTCCTGCCGACGGCTGCCCTGGCGCTGTGCTGCTGCTTATGCCTCGGCGCCGCGGCCAGCGAGAGGCGGTGCAAGTTCCCGGCCGTGTTCAACTTCGGCGACTCAAACTCCGACACCGGCGGCTTCTGGGCCGCTTTCCCGGCGCAGCCGCCACCGTTCGGCGTCACCTACTTTGGCAGGCCTACTGGCCGCGCCTCCGACGGCCGACTCGTCATCGACTTCATAG CTCAGGCCATGGAGCTGCCGTTGCTGAGCCCCTACCTGCAGTCCGTCGGCTCCGACTTCCGGCATGGCGCGAACTTCGCCACGTTGGCCTCGACGGCGCTGCTGCCCAACACGTCAGTCTTCGTCACCGGGATCAGCCCCTTCTCACTCGCCATCCAGCTCCGACAGATGAAGGAGTTCAGCCACAGAGTGATCACCTCCGCTGCCAGCAGTG GACAGCTTCCCTCGCCAGATGTTTTCGGGAATTCTCTGTACACGATAGACATTGGCCAAAATGATTTCACCTCCAACCTAGCATCCAAGGGAATTGAATATGTGAAGCAAACTCTTCCTTCAGTTGTCAGCCAGATCTCGGGGACAATACAG GACTTATACAGCATCGGGGCACGCAAGTTCATGGTGTTTAACATGGCTCCAATcggatgctacccagctttcctcGTGGAGCTTCCGCATAACGGCAATGATCTTGATGAGTATGGCTGTATGACGACCTACAATAGCGCGgttgtctactacaacaaactcCTCAACAACAGCTTGGCCAGGGATAGGAAGACACTGCAGGATGCGTCAATCGTGTACGTAGACAAACATTCCATCATGCTCGAGCTGTTCCAGCATCCAGAAGCTCATG GGTTGAAGTACGCGACAAAGGCATGCTGCGGATACGGTGACGGAGCTTACAATTTTAACCCTGATCTCTATTGTGGTAACACCAAGCTTGTTAATGGCCAACCTACAAGTGCGACGGCCTGCCGAGACCCACAAAACTACGTGAGCTGGGATGGGATCCATGCCACGGAAGCTGCAAACAATATCATGGCTTCTGCAGTGATGAGTGGCTCCTACTCATATCCGCCTTCTGAACTTGTAAAACTTTGCGAGTCATAG